CGATGGGGTGGACGGTTCCGCCGACTTAGCGGCCAGCTCTTCCTTACGGACCTCCCGGTATTCGGTATAAAGACCGTTCCAATCGCGGATGTTGCCCTCTTCTTCAAAGATGAACAGGTGGTCGGCGATCTTATCCAGAAAAAACCGGTCGTGGGATACGATGAGGACGCAACCGGGGAAGTCCAGGAGGAATTCCTCCAGGATGTTGAGCGTCATGATGTCGAGATCGTTCGTCGGCTCATCGAGGATGAGGAAGTTGGGGTTCTTCATCAAGATGGTGAGCAGGTAAAGCCGCCGCCGTTCCCCCCCGGAAAGCTGGCTGATGTACACCTGTTGCTGCTTATCCGGAAACATGAAGCGGTTGAGGAGGCCGCGGGCCGTCAGCTTCTGCCCTTTCTCCAACGGGATGAACTCCGCGATCTCCCGAATGGCCTCGATGACGCGTTTGTCGTTGTCTAGGTTGATGCCATCCTGGGTATAGTAACCAAAGTGGGTGTTGACGCCGTGGATGACCTTCCCCGTGTCCGGTTCCAGCTCCTTGGTGAGCATGTGGAGTAGGGTGGATTTCCCCGCCCCATTACGGCCCACGATGCCGACCCGTTCGTTCTTCTTGAATTTATAGCTGAAACCCTTCACCAGTTGGCGCTGCCCGTAGGTCTTGCTGATGTTGTAGGCCTCCAGGATCTTGCCGCCCAGGCGCTGCCCCTTGATTTCGATGGTAAGCTCCCCTTCGCGGCGGTGGCCGGTGACCTTGTTCTTCAGCTCGGCGAAGGCGGTGAGGCGGGATTTGGCCTTCGTCCCCCGGCCGGAAGGCATGCGGCGGACCCACTCCAATTCCTTCTTCATCCGCTTGCGGTCCTTGTCCAGTTCGGCGGAAGCGGTTTCTTCGCGGGTGGCCTTCTTCTCGAGGAACTCGGAGTAGTTGCCGGTGTAATGGTAGATCTCGCCGCCGTCCAGCTCGATGATGCGGTT
The Lewinella sp. 4G2 genome window above contains:
- a CDS encoding ABC-F family ATP-binding cassette domain-containing protein; protein product: MVYLELTDVSKIYGDKVLFDRVSLQVARGTKVALVAKNGTGKSTLLRVAAAVDLPEGLGSERYVHKDARLAYLPQEPDFGENATVMDAVFDSDNPVVRAVRDYEEALSHPDKVERLLKASAKMDELRAWDIEARIKEVLSKLNVDRYDQKVSTLSGGQRKRVALAKLIIDEPDLIIMDEPTNHLDLDMIEWLEEWLQTSTLTLLMVTHDRYFLERVCNRIIELDGGEIYHYTGNYSEFLEKKATREETASAELDKDRKRMKKELEWVRRMPSGRGTKAKSRLTAFAELKNKVTGHRREGELTIEIKGQRLGGKILEAYNISKTYGQRQLVKGFSYKFKKNERVGIVGRNGAGKSTLLHMLTKELEPDTGKVIHGVNTHFGYYTQDGINLDNDKRVIEAIREIAEFIPLEKGQKLTARGLLNRFMFPDKQQQVYISQLSGGERRRLYLLTILMKNPNFLILDEPTNDLDIMTLNILEEFLLDFPGCVLIVSHDRFFLDKIADHLFIFEEEGNIRDWNGLYTEYREVRKEELAAKSAEPSTPSAPKPSSPAPAAAPEKHMSQEERKAIRRVEGQIDKLEKAKARINAQFENAANLAPDKIAELGKELAALNEQIEEKEMEWMELVG